Proteins from one Falco naumanni isolate bFalNau1 chromosome 2, bFalNau1.pat, whole genome shotgun sequence genomic window:
- the RPS3 gene encoding 40S ribosomal protein S3, with protein MAVQISKKRKFVADGIFKAELNEFLTRELAEDGYSGVEVRVTPTRTEIIILATRTQNVLGEKGRRIRELTAVVQKRFGFPEGSVELYAEKVATRGLCAIAQAESLRYKLLGGLAVRRACYGVLRFIMESGAKGCEVVVSGKLRGQRAKSMKFVDGLMIHSGDPVNYYVDTAVRHVLLRQGVLGIKVKIMLPWDPSGKIGPKKPLPDHVSIVEPKEEILPTTPISEQKGGKPEQPAMPQPVPTA; from the exons ATGGCGGTGCAGATCTCCAAGAAGCGCAAG tttgttgCTGACGGTATCTTCAAAGCTGAGTTGAATGAGTTTCTGACTCGTGAACTGGCTGAAGATGGGTACTCTGGAGTAGAAGTGCGAGTCACTCCAACCAGGACTGAGATTATCATACTTGCCACCAG aactCAGAATGTCCTGGGTGAGAAGGGGCGTCGCATCCGGGAGCTGACAGCTGTCGTGCAGAAGCGGTTTGGATTCCCTGAGGGAAGTGTTGAG cTCTATGCCGAGAAGGTGGCTACAAGAGGTCTGTGTGCAATCGCTCAGGCAGAGTCCCTACGGTACAAGCTGCTGGGAGGTTTAGCAGTGCGTCG AGCCTGCTATGGTGTCCTTCGCTTCATCATGGAAAGTGGTGCCAAGGGTTGTGAAGTGGTTGTGTCTGGCAAACTTAGAGGTCAGCGTGCCAAGTCCATGAAGTTTGTAGATGGCTTGATGATCCACAGTGGAGACCCCGTGAATTACTATGTTGACACAGCTGTGCGTCACGTCCTTCTCCGGCAAG GAGTACTGGGCATCAAAGTAAAGATTATGTTGCCCTGGGACCCAAGTGGAAAGATTGGCCCCAAAAAGCCTCTGCCAGACCATGTCAGCATTGTGGAACCCAAAGAAGAGATCTTGCCCACCACCCccatttcagagcagaaaggtGGCAAACCAGAACAGCCAGCTATGCCTCAGCCAGTTCCCACTGCGTGA
- the SERPINH1 gene encoding serpin H1, translating into MWIILVFALCGLAAAVPSEDRKLSDKATTLADRSTTLAFNLYHAMAKDKNMENILLSPVVVASSLGLVSLGGKATTASQAKAVLSADKLNDDYVHSGLSELLNEVSNSTARNVTWKIGNRLYGPASINFADDFVKNSKKHYNYEHSKINFRDKRSALKSINEWAAQTTDGKLPEVTKDVEKTDGALIVNAMFFKPHWDEKFHHKMVDNRGFMVTRSYTVGVPMMHRTGLYNYYDDETEKLQVVEMPLAHKLSSMIFIMPNHVEPLERVEKLLTREQLKAWAGKMKKRSVAISLPKVILEVSHDLQKHLADLGLTEAIDKTKADLSKISGKKDLYLSNVFHAAALEWDTEGNPYDADIYGREEMRNPKLFYADHPFIFMIKDSKTNSILFIGRLVRPKGDKMRDEL; encoded by the exons ATGTGGATTATTCTGGTGTTTGCTCTCTGCGGCCTCGCTGCAGCCGTGCCCTCGGAGGACAGGAAGCTGAGTGACAAGGCAACAACGCTGGCTGACCGAAGCACAACACTGGCCTTCAACCTCTACCATGCCATGGCAAAAGACAAGAATATGGAGAACATCCTGCTGTCCCCTGTGGTCGTGGCCTCTTCTCTTGGCCTCGTGTCCCTTGGGGGCAAGGCCACAACTGCCTCCCAAGCCAAGGCAGTGCTCAGCGCAGACAAGTTGAATGATGACTACGTGCACAGCGGGTTGTCTGAGCTCCTTAACGAGGTCAGCAACAGCACAGCCCGCAATGTCACCTGGAAGATTGGCAACCGCTTGTACGGCCCCGCCTCCATCAACTTTGCTGATGACTTTgtgaagaacagcaagaaacacTACAACTACGAGCATTCCAAGATCAACTTTCGAGACAAGAGGAGCGCCCTGAAATCCATTAACGAGTGGGCAGCACAGACCACAGATGGGAAACTCCCAGAGGTCACAAAAGATGTTGAGAAAACTGATGGAGCTCTCATTGTCAATGCCATGTTCTTCAAGC CTCACTGGGATGAGAAGTTCCATCATAAGATGGTGGACAACCGTGGCTTCATGGTGACCCGTTCCTACACTGTGGGAGTCCCCATGATGCATCGCACCG GTCTCTACAATTACTATGATGATGAGACAGAGAAGCTCCAGGTGGTAGAGATGCCACTTGCTCACAAGCTCTCCAGCATGATTTTTATCATGCCAAACCATGTGGAGCCTCTGGAGCGGGTTGAGAAACTGCTGACCAGGGAACAGCTGAAGGCCTGGGCTGGCAAGATGAAGAAGAGATCAGTGGCCATCTCACTGCCTAAAGTCATCCTGGAAGTCAGCCATGACCTTCAG AAACACTTGGCTGATCTGGGCCTGACAGAAGCCATTGACAAAACCAAGGCTGACTTGTCAAAAATCTCTGGCAAGAAAGACCTTTACCTATCCAATGTCTTCCACGCTGCTGCTCTTGAATGGGACACTGAAGGAAACCCCTATGATGCTGACATCTATGGCCGAGAGGAGATGAGGAACCCCAAGCTCTTCTATGCTGACCACCCCTTCATCTTCATGATCAAGGACAGTAAAACCAACTCAATTCTCTTCATTGGCAGGCTCGTGAGGCCCAAAGGAGACAAGATGCGTGATGAGTTGTAG